The bacterium region GGCGCCCTCGCCGACGCCATCAAGGCGGCCTTCGGCGACTTCGCCGGCTTCAAGGATGCCTTCAGCAAGGGCTCGGCCGGCATTCAGGGCAGCGGCTGGGGCTGGCTCGCCACCAAGCCCGGCTCGGGCAAGGTCGAGTTCAAGGCCATGCCGAACCAGACGAGCGTCCGCACCGAAGGATATGTTCCCCTCCTCGGCATTGACGTCTGGGAGCACGCCTACTACCTCAACTACCAGAACCGCCGGCCCGACTACATCGCCGCCTTCTGGAACATCGTCAACTGGAACGACGTGGCCGCGCTCTTCAAGGCCGCCAAGTAACGGACGGAAAAAGGAGTTTTAAGATGGCACTGAGTGTTGGAGACTCCGCCCCCGATTTCGAGCTTCCGCGGACGCTCGCCGAGGGCGACACCGTGAAGCTGAGCGATTTTCGGGGCAAGAAAAATGTTCTGCTCTGCTTCTATCCCTTCGACTTCTCGGCCGTGTGCAGCGAGCAGCTTCCGGGCTACCAGGCGAACGCCGGCAAGTTCTCGGCCGCGAACTGCGAAGTCATCGGCATCAGCGTGGACAGCCCCTTCGCCCACGCGGCCTGGGCCGAGAAGTACGGCATCGAATTCACGCTCTTGAGCGATTTCTTCGGCAAGAAGACGGTCGGGGCCTACGGCCTGCTCAACGACAAGGGATTCAGCAACCGCGCCGTCATCCTCGTGGACAAGGCGGGCAAGATCGCCCACATCGAGGTGACGGCCGCGCCGCCCCAGCCCCCCGATGACGCGAAACTCTACGCGTCCCTCGATAAGCTGAGCTGAAACACCCTTCCGCGAAACCCCCGCCCAGCGACGGAGCCCTCCGCGCCGGGCGGTTTTTTTTGCCCGGCGGCATCCGGTCCGGTTGCGCTCCCCCGGTGTTTGCGGGATGCTGATTTCCGCTGTTTCCGGCATCGCCCACCTCAGAGAAGGACACACGCTTTCCTGCCATGACCTCCATCGCAGAGCGCATCGCCTCAAAGAATTTGACCATCTCGATCGAGCTCTTCCC contains the following coding sequences:
- a CDS encoding superoxide dismutase, whose product is MAFELPKLDYAYDALEPHIDARTMEIHHTKHHNAYTTNLNNALAGTNLEGKGIKDILSNLSSAPKDKQGAINFNGGGYDNHCTFWKNLSPKGGGEPSGALADAIKAAFGDFAGFKDAFSKGSAGIQGSGWGWLATKPGSGKVEFKAMPNQTSVRTEGYVPLLGIDVWEHAYYLNYQNRRPDYIAAFWNIVNWNDVAALFKAAK
- a CDS encoding redoxin domain-containing protein produces the protein MALSVGDSAPDFELPRTLAEGDTVKLSDFRGKKNVLLCFYPFDFSAVCSEQLPGYQANAGKFSAANCEVIGISVDSPFAHAAWAEKYGIEFTLLSDFFGKKTVGAYGLLNDKGFSNRAVILVDKAGKIAHIEVTAAPPQPPDDAKLYASLDKLS